Below is a window of Ahaetulla prasina isolate Xishuangbanna chromosome 1, ASM2864084v1, whole genome shotgun sequence DNA.
TATGCTCTTTCTGATACAGAAAAAGTCTTCAAAGATGCATGCAGTCTACATATCACTGCCCCCCACCTGCTTTATTTTGTTGCTTGTACTTAAGCGATGTCATTTTAAGGACAGCTTTTAAGGAGAGCCCTACCTGGACTTTGTCAGAGTGGAGCGACCAACTTCAGGCAGCAAAGTTGGGATTCTCATTAAAAAGTGAGaaaatctttcttcttttttcttttttcccaaatTCTCTTTCCACTTCATAGAAGACAGCAGTTTAGGTaattaatatttgaaaatattttttttttatttctccttggTGTGTGCCTGGTTATTCTGGTGAAATCTGGTTAGAGAAGATGTACCTCCAAGAGAACAACTGAATCTAAGTTGGTAGAAACTTAGTTTTATGAAATTTTGTAGACAAAGAGCAGTGCAGAATAGTGAAATCAAGCTATCAGTGCTCTGAAAAGCTAGGCGGTTGTATGGCTGAGaaaaagatctatctatctatctatctatctatctatctatctatctatctatctatctctatctatctatctatctatctatctatctatctatctatcatctatctatctatctatctatctatctctatctaacttcttatccatccatcttcctcacagaggggcttttgaaAAGATACAAGAAATGTTTGAGTGGTCCAATTTTCTGAAGGGGGATTTCAAAGGTCCAGAAAATTGGAGAGTATTTCAATAAAGAGTTGCATCATATGAGATAATTTAGAGATCAGAATATTTTCGGGATTACAGGGTTTAGGCATGGGGTGACTCAGGCTAACTAGGGAATCTGAATTCATTAAGCAAGGAAGCTGTAAAAGACTGAACACTGTAGGTGTCACAGAATAAAGCAGtgtacagttagtcctccacttacaacaattcacttagatcattcgaagttacaatggcactgaaaaaagtgacttatgaccatttttcacacttatgaccattgaagcatccctatggtcatgtgatttacattcggatgcttggcaactgactcacatttatgacaattgcaatgtcctggagtTACATaaacaccatttgcaaccttctgacaagcaaagtcaatggggaaaccagattcatttaacaactgtgttactaactgaacaactgcagtgattcacttaataaatgtggctagaaaagttgtaaaatggggcaaaacttacttaacacatttctcacttaccaacataattttgggctcaattgtggttgtaagttgaggactacctgtatttcaataGCACAATAGAGAAACAGTCATTACTACAGTGCAAATATTAATCATGATCACTAATATCACTCTGCGTTCTTGAAATCCATTAACTCTTTCTTTCCCTATTTGGACTTTCTGCTATATGTTTTAGATTTACAGCTCCAGCCAGTCTAAGCTTTCTCTCTCTTCAATTTTGAAATAAATCTGCTTTGGAGGAATTGCTCTCCAGCCAATTGTGTTGAGTTTAAAACAATTCATATGTGATGTAGCATCTTTGGTATGGGGAAGGACCAATTCTTTCCAGATTGAAAAGATATTAACAACAGATCAATTAAAGTTAGAATTCCCAATTAGCATGATGATCCACACAAGTTCATTTAGCAAGCTGCAGattttctaaaaatatattaTCTGTTTAAAAAGTTACACTATGGATGCAGCAATTCCTTGACAATTATGAAGAAATGTTTCCTCTGATGGTCAGTTGACAGAGTGCATAGTATTGAATTGTTTTtgcaacatttaaaatattttgagtaAATTTGAATTATCCTAGCCCCCCCGCCCCAAACTTGCTTTGTGAGGTGTTGATATCAAAAATTATACCTCATTTTCCCTTCTTTGATTTTTACAGACTGAAAATGCATCTATCATTGTAAAATCCACAGGTTCAAAATTTCACGTGCAAAACTTCAGATGCTCAGGTATTTATGTATGACCTTTCTTCTCTTGCAATTCATGTTAACAGCATGTAGCTCTACCCACATTACAATACAGTGGCCGCTTCCTGTCTGGAGCCCAAACTTTAAACAGTGTTATTCCTGCTCTCCTAACTATCAAGCCCACCCCTCACCTGATCTGTATTGCAGTAAGAATATTATTAGGCTTTGCTGTTTCTTCTGCCGAGTGCTCAAAAGACTTCTCCATCTCAGCCCAATAAAAGTTACCAGGatgcttttgtttatttcagtTTGGGATGGTAGATTTTggatcattttaattttaatttgttcttttcttccccccccccttcccccacatATGCCCATAGCAAATATCTTATTAAAAAGATCTGGGTTACATAGATTTAAAAGTGATTTTATAATTTAAgccattctcttttttaaaatgtagttttTTTGCAGTTGCAAACATATCATTATTTTCTGCATACATATGATTTTGTTAGTCTTGTTAGGAGCAGGAGTTTAATTCTCGGCAGACATTCAGATTTACCCTCTCTCTCTTCTGAGCCTTGGTAAAACCATGGAGTTTAATTTATATGTAGTATATATGAAAACTAATTTATCATCTCACAGACTCTTAAAGCCAACTCTTGGCTGGAGATGAATGCCCAGGAGAAGAAAAATGTTCCCTGTCAATACTGCTATTTGAGCAGATGGCAATGTAGCCCCAAAGACCTGAGTGGGTCTCTTCAATTAATCATATCACAATGTAACCATCCCTAAATCAGCTGATTGAAATGTCTTGAGTCCACTAAGGAAACTCCTACACTTTATTCTCCCTTAAATAATCCAGACACAACCTCATTATGGGAAATCATTGCCCAACTGTAacagtggttacagtgcagtactgcaggctacttctgctgcctgccatctgcctgcaatttggcaaatcgaatctcaccaggctcaaggttgactcaggcttccatccttcagaggtgggtaaaatgaggacccagattgttggggcaataggctgactctgtaaaccacttagagggggctgtaaaaagtctatgtgctattgctatatccccTTAGGAGAAAGAATCCATGCCTCCATTTTTCTGTGTCCTGTTGGAAAAGCCAATGTTTCCTTCAAGGTTGACTCTTTATTTTTATATGAGCAAGTCTATGTAGTTATCTTGGCAAATATGTAGAAGTGGCTACACATTATCTGTCCTAGGATGTATCTCTAACTTCACAGATTAGTCTTCCTCAAAATTCTTCTTAATTCCAAgcctcttaaagcaggggtctccaaccttggtccctttaagacttgtggacttcaactcccagagatcctcagccagctttgctggctgagggactctgggagttgaagtccacaagtcttaaagggaccaaggttggagacccctgtcctaaaggtcAGACAGCCAATAACATCATCCAAGTATTCAAATATACTGAGATCTACGTTCAGAAAGAGTTGGAAAAGCTCACAGAGTGCGTATGATTTTGACCTGCATCCTATAAACGTGTATAGGACATTTAAAAAGTAGAAGCAAAATCAGTTTGGGGCATCATTGACAAAATTGTAACAAAGGTCTTGAGAGTTCAACAAACCTTTCAAAAAATTGTAAAGAAATTTTCTATTCCTGGGCTGAGAACTGCAGAATTTTTACTTCACTTTCCTTTCTAAACAGGTTACGCTTATAAAAATGACAGAAGTGGAAGGCAATTGGACATTGGTTACCGATTTTGTCTTGGTTGGGTTTACAACAGACCCATTTCTACGAATAATCTTCTTTGTGCTGTTCTCACTTTCCTACGCCCTAACATTGATTGGTAATTTCGGTCTCATGACCCTGATCTACCTAGACTCCCGTTTGCACACACCCATGTACTTCTTTGTGGGCAGCCTTTCTTTCCTGGATGTCTGGTACTCCACGGTCTACACTCCTCGGATCTTGTCTGACTGTGTGTCGACAAACAACCACATGTCCCTTGCTGGTTGTACAGCCCAGTTCTTCTTCTCTGCTGGATTAGGCTTCAGTGAATGCTTCTTACTGGCCTTCATGGCCTATGACCGCTTTGTGGCCATCTGTAACCCACTCCTTTATGCTATTGCCATGCCCAAGAAGCTCTGCATCCAGCTGGTGGTGGGTTCCTATGTAGCTGGCTTTGCCAATGCCATTGCCCACACTGGTAACACCTTTCGGCTACACTTTTGTGGGAAAAATATCATCAACCATTACTTCTGTGATGTGGTGCCACTTGTGAAGATGGCCTGTGATGACACACAAGTATATGAATTCATTCTTGCTGCTATTACTGGTAGTAATATGTTAATAACCACAGTTGTGATCCTGAGTTCCTATATTGGTATTGGGGCAGTCATAGTGCGCATCCGCTCAGCTGCAGAGAGACGCAAAGCCTTCTTCACTTGCTCTGCTCACTTGGCTTCAGTCACCCTCTTCTATGGTTCCATTTTTATCATGTACTGTAGACCCCACTCTCAACACACTCCAAATTCAGACAAGGCAAATGCATTGTTTTATACAGTAATCAACCCTTTGGTCAACCCTTTAATTTACAGTTTACGCAACAAAGATGTGAAGGCAGCCTTCAAGAAAGTCTGGGTGAGATTTCTAGCATGCAAATGAATGACACTGATACTATATTTCTCCAGACtggattacagaaaatttaagcccttcctgctttctttcttccttccttcctttgttccttccttcgtttgtttgttcatttcttccttttcttccttccttccttccttccttctttctggtgGAGAGAGGCAGTAGACCGGAGAGATTACTAAGAATAGGCATGATCGAAATGAAATAATTAGACAATGATAAACTGGAAGAAAAGTTTGCCTTTCAGGTAAATAATAGTGAACAGAAGACAGTGCCACCATGGTGGAATGAAGAGCTGGTGAATAGATTGGTTCTTTGTAATCTTCTCCAGACAAAAAAAAGACTTCATGCCCCCCAAATACTCTGTGCAGTTTCTCCTTAGGAGGAGTCTGCAAAACAGTGTTCTCTGGCAGGTTTAGAGttcaaggaaatgaaaaaaatagacaTCTTGTTCAAACCAAAATTGGCACTTTCCAAAAGACACTGGATAcctccttttctaatcactttcagaaattgtttTTCAGCTATTAGAAACCTTTGAATCAGGAATTCTGAAAACATCAAGTGAGTTTCTTTCAATCCTTAGTGAAAGAagtttaaatacaagtttaaggattttttaaaaaaataaatagcaaaagattgattagaattttgattttggaaaattataaAACCATGGGTCAGCTGATctggaaataagattttgaaattaattagaacaatcctaattaattaattaattaattaattaataggatTTCTTAAAATCTTATTAAAACGTGAagattttgaatttgaattttaagCGTAAGAGGTCTTCTTGTGGGAACGTATTGtagattaataaaaaaaacatgataaaaaaagactttgaaggttggacactGCTGGCAATCAAACATATACAGTATTGTTCCATACTCCTTGACAGCACtctctgtaatgtatttgaactttaggagggaaatttgggcgggaacatgcacgttgctgattggctgatgcctcagccaagatactatttaaagaggggttttgcctgttggcttttgctgggatcacaataaatcaaagagctgttgtcacttgtatcatctcctgcctcgtcattgcccgaactcaacactctctaagtggtttacagtatcatcatagcaataggacttagacttatataccacttcatagtgcttttttacagccctctctaaatgggggcaatctgggtcctcagaatattaatattaaatcatGGCTCAAATCACTTTGTATCTTTCACTATTTAGCAATTCATTATGAGTTcagattctctttttttcttcagtataTTTATATTGGAATACCAATGCGTgcacattttattgttttattgaaaaAACCAATAGATGATTAAAAATAGCTGGCTATAGTGAATGCAGCATTGTGGGCAAAAAGAACTACattttcgttgttgttgttgttgcagattCTTGGGCAGAAAGATTTTTCATTTATAAAGAACTACTTTAAACCCACTGCTGTTCTCAGTGATTTCATGAGTCAAAATGACAGTTttcattttggcaaaaactgctGATGCTTTtgggaaaattatttatttatttaaatttgttatagCTGTCCAATTCTATTGAATTCTGATGGGAATGATGATCAGGGGGCCCTGGGGTTCCGTAAATTGGATTCTAAAGCACTCATGGTCCAAATCATCATATTTCAATTaagaaataaatagtaataaaacaataaaataacaaacAATGTTACAAACAGCAAGCTTTCATGCTTAACAATTGCATAATAATACAAATCCTTGAGAATAATTTGATACTGTGATGTGATGAAAACAGTACCTTGCTTTTTCCCAATCACACACCACCACAAAAAGGAAGCAATGTGGCAAATAAGTTCATTCATTTGTGTTATAGTGAAACGTTTGTACTAGAAATATTTTGGTCACAAAAGATACATTATTTGGCTTCTTCAAGAGCAATATATTAGcttactgagtgactttggaccatcTTCTCCATCTCACAAAGTGGTGTCCatagggagaaagaggaagaacctTATGTATACTGTCTTGATCTCCAGAATGAAAGGACAGGATAAATAAGTGAATCAACAGCCAGCATAGACACAGTTCTACTCTGCTTTGACAAAACTTCACTACAAAGACCAGTGATGTCTATTGCTGGGCATCTTCATTTAAAAGTTTCCAAAACTGGACTTAAGAAGTTCAATTGGAAACAGTTGGCCATATTTGCCTGGAGAATGTAAGATACAAAATGAAATCTGATAGCATCTTTAAACATTTGAAGGATATGCTGAAGAAGATGGGGTTAATTCTGAGTAAGAAAAAGGGAGTTTTGAGATAGATCTCTATGCGCAAATATCTATCCAGATAGTCCTTCCTGACCTACAAAGATACACACATGTCCCCACAAAGACAGAGAGATCTATAATCTAGTGGCTTTCACTGGAAGATAAGAGGGAGACACTTGTGCAGCAGCAAAGGGTCACAATTGTTCAATTTTTCTGCAATGACTTTTTTCACCTTCACTGGGAGGAAAAAAGATGCCATGAGTTTCCTTTTCCCTTCTAGTGAAAAACCAAAGAAAGTCTCTTGTACCCAAATTGCATCTTTAATATCAGATGTAGCACAAAGTTGTGTCAAGCCATTTTTCTCCCCAATATGGTATCTTTCTTACTTATCATCCATCCCTCTCATTCATTTTACAAGGCTTATAAGCTACTCCAACTGAAATTATTTGTGAGTggcttatttaaatatataaacacaGGTAGAAAGAGACCAGCAAGTAAAAGATGCATaatgctggggggagggggggaaggcaaCTTAAATAACAAGAATCCAAGAATCTATGGCCTCAAAttatgaaaatgaatgaatagatTTGTTCTGAAATTTAAAATCATTAAAGTTGAGCATGCAAATCCGTTGCAGTGTTTGCGTCCGCTGCAACCCTCCTCACTGCTAGCGCTTCCTAACACTTCTCCtaggtcagcggttctcaacctgtgggtcgggaccccgttgggggtcaaatgacgatttgccaggggtctcctaagaccatcggaaatatgggaagtatacttgcgagtcaaagaatcgcgctccaatggttgactccacaagccagctgcaggctcttcaaatcactagccgaattcagcttcaggcacgaattaaaaaagagagaaacctttactctgatgtctccctctcaagccagctgcaatcactcccaatcgctagcctaatctggcttcaggcgcaataaatttaataggggaggagtctccgcttttaatgcctccgtcctcaaggcaatcgcaagcagttcagatcgctagccaatacggcttcaggcgcgataaattcaaaatgaaaataattttgtggttggggtcaccacatcgtggggaattgtattaaaggggttgcagcattataaaggttgagaaccactgtcctaggtTCTTTGCCGCCGCCGACTTCTCCTCCTCAGCCTAGGCAGCAGTAGAGTCCTCTGGAGCTCTGTCTGAGTCATAGTTCTCAGTTtttaggaaaggaagggaagagaaagtcaCATGGGGAAGGGGGAAGATAACTGACAAGCACtgcaaaaaaaatctgctgtatTGGGGATAGAGTTAGGGAAGTAATAAATAGGCTAGCTGCTTTTCATCATTGACTTTTTAAGCATCTGTCACAGAGTTCTCCACTTTGGTGGCTCTGCTCATGCTCGATGGGCCTTGTGCAGGTAAAGTAAGAGTGCTTTCAAAGGTCACTTCCTGCTTGCCTAGGAAGGCACTAGCTGCTTTGCGCGGACAAAAGGGGAAGCCAAGCACAGATTTTAGCAGTGCTCTTCTTTTGCCTCTGTAAGTTTAGCCAACTTTATTGTTTTTGGTTTTAATGTGACGTTTCTCTAAATCCTCCTGGTGGGATCTGATCCACACAGAACATCCCGAAGTATGATGAGAAAGTAGCCAGGTTAGTTTGTAAACCATAGTTGCTCACTTACAAAAGTAatacatgggtgtgtgtgtgttccacaaGCCATCTTTAAGTAAACTGTGTCATAGTAAAATGTACAAACTCATTCTTAATGTATGAGATTTTGAGGGCACTATGTTGAGGGAGGCTTATATTAgttggagaaagaaaggaagctcAGGATTAAGGAAAAGAAGTCTGTCATGTAGGGAGAAGTCTTCCTGAAGACTTTCACAAGAGGGTAAATTGGACAATTGCTTTGCTTGTTGATTTACTTGGATCCTTTTCAGAAAGAGGAATAGAAATCTGctgattcttcccttcccttttctcatGCACTTTCATTGTTTGTGCAACCAGTTaatctccccctcttcctcctcccccccccactcacgGATCTCTGCTGTTGAAAGAAGCAGCTTGCAGCAGTGAGAAATGGCAGGTCTTTTCATCCAAGAATATAGTATTGGACCCAAGTTTTCCAAACCTCATTTCCACTGTTTGCCTCTTTAAAGGGAAACGAGTAGTATGAAAGGACAATTCAAAGCATAAAGACCACATTGTGAAAGATATAGCTGAAATGGAAGGTCTTGGTTTTCTTCCTGCATTTCACAGTCTGGGCTCTTACATGTACTAagacagggatggctaacctttttgccatcatgtgccaaagcaGGGGAAGCACGGGGGGGTGGGTCGtgcgtgcgcatgcccacacccataattcaatgtcgtcgtcgtccccccgcttttggcacgcaatggcaaaaaggttatcggtgggcccagtagacctatttttcaccctccctaggctccagaggctttcttggagtctggaaagagtgaaaacggccttcctcacacacacacacacacggaggccctctgttgtgacccaggttcctggacccggactcctggactcggatgattcagaaagtgagggagaagacctggcaagccctgcttctcttgagccctctccctccctggcacccactcaaagggaggaggaggggccggcaaggcctgattctctgaagccttcttctgatttggcaacgccccaagaacagttttggagtgatgcaagactgcgcagacgtgaccggcgcgcgcagcagaagcagtgttgggataaagccaagtaatgattgtcatgcagtgacatctgcagagattataaataggaggcgggacttcctggttttttgtcttggacaaagcaatgcaaaactgtatcaatggagggaagaatatattcgtgagtaattctggccttatctgtaatttcctcgttatctccagaaacttggcaggcccatgggtagacgtggccaggacatttatctatgtaaataaattagaaaaggaggcttctgactgactctttgctgggagtattggggggagggaaacagaacaccctctggaggccggaaacaacaCATTTTCTGACTTTcgatgggaccggaaggcccaaaaatcagcaggcacgctggagctgagcaagggcaatgctcgcatgcccacagatatggctctacatgccagctgtggcacgtgtgccataggtttgccatcatggtactAAGACATTCCCTTATACGGATTGTATTGCAATACAATCTAATATTGCAATATTGTAATATCTTGCAATACTTTGATGGTGTTATTAAGATTCCCAGTAGCAGGGCAAACCATCCTTCAATGACTATGAGCTTTGGTTCATTCACTGTTTTTTAACCTAATATCCCTCACATGGACTATCTTCCAGAGATAATAAGGAGAAGTGCGCATTGAATACTTCTTAGGAAGGGAAGCATATCAGGATAACATAAGGTTTATGCAATATTTAATGCTGTATAGTTGAGCAATATCTGAGTTCCTCGTAAAATTACATAATGGAACAATGAAAGCTGTCTCTGGAATTTCCTTAAACCAATTATTAGAAAGCACTCTCCGAGCAACACGGGAGCCAGTctgatctagtgattaaggcaccaagctagaaaatgagagactgtgagttctagtcctgccttagaccatGAAAACCAGGTGgacgattttgggccagtcattctctctcagcccaactcacctcgcagggtggttgttgtggggaaaataggagaaggaaggtatgttcgccatcttgagttatttgtaaatatgaatacaaataaataaacagcagagTTCACTTCTCAATAAATGCCTATTCCAAATTTCAAATTTTTCTAGCAGAACATTCTCCAGATCTTTTCAGAACCTCAGTGGTTCAAATAGTTCAGATAATAAACATTTTCACCATTCTGGCTGGGAAGTGTCACATTTGGAGAATGCCAAGTTGCAGAAGGCTAATATCTAGAATGGGACTATGaatcttttcatttaaaaaaattaaagccatATTAAATGTATTTACAGAATAACTACATTATTGGTTAATGTTTAAGGCCTTTCTAAGCTCATGGCCTAGTTCTCTGCAGGACTGCCTTGTTCAATGATACCTAACATCTGATTAGATCTAGGACATTAGACTTACATCAGGTCCTATGGTTAACATGTATCAGCTTCCCTAGGACAGGAAATTTTATCAGATAAGCTACTTCtgatttattgtaaggctacatgaacataatcttgcaagtctaaaagtaca
It encodes the following:
- the LOC131185486 gene encoding olfactory receptor 9G4-like; the encoded protein is MTEVEGNWTLVTDFVLVGFTTDPFLRIIFFVLFSLSYALTLIGNFGLMTLIYLDSRLHTPMYFFVGSLSFLDVWYSTVYTPRILSDCVSTNNHMSLAGCTAQFFFSAGLGFSECFLLAFMAYDRFVAICNPLLYAIAMPKKLCIQLVVGSYVAGFANAIAHTGNTFRLHFCGKNIINHYFCDVVPLVKMACDDTQVYEFILAAITGSNMLITTVVILSSYIGIGAVIVRIRSAAERRKAFFTCSAHLASVTLFYGSIFIMYCRPHSQHTPNSDKANALFYTVINPLVNPLIYSLRNKDVKAAFKKLYKIHAEK